Proteins from a single region of Thunnus albacares chromosome 16, fThuAlb1.1, whole genome shotgun sequence:
- the LOC122965663 gene encoding uncharacterized protein LOC122965663 — MLQCISGGIHLFYRPGDEAILPCDDVSSSDRVCSTVYWLYSRDLSQTFGLVKNGNVNKSARAARLSLDTNCSLVINNITAEDVGYYSCRQAQKLDIKVYLSIVTILPSPPDADPKTDGKVTLECSLLRFSGLTPCRPNSIRWVNETGTVLPGEGVTYEIIESMKCVSPLTVKRQSGHNRRYTCQVVDERNNVQIEVDYTPVFTCGINDDQTDKSNTGKIMFSLPDTLLGLFCKEFNISSMIN; from the exons ATGCTGcaat GCATCAGTGGAGGAATCCATCTCTTCTACAGACCTGGAGATGAGGCCATTCTGCCCTGTGACGATGTTTCATCCTCTGACAGAGTTTGTTCCACAGTTTACTGGCTTTACAGCAGAGATCTGTCTCAGACATTTGGTCTGGTTAAGAATGGAAATGTGAATAAGTCAGCCCGAGCTGCCAGGCTGAGTCTGGACACCAACTGCTCTCTGGTCATCAACAACATCACTGCTGAAGATGTTGGTTACTACTCTTGTCGACAGGCCCAAAAACTGGACATTAAAGTGTATCTAAGTATTGTAACAA tcttgCCATCTCCACCAGATGCTGATCCAAAGACAGACGGTAAAGTCACATTAGAGTGTTCTCTGCTGAGATTCAGCGGCCTCACTCCTTGTCGACCGAACAGCATCCGCTGGGTGAATGAAACAGGCACTGTGCTGCCTGGTGAAGGTGTCACATACGAGATCATCGAATCGATGAAGtgtgtctctcctctgactGTGAAGCGTCAGAGTGGCCACAACAGGAGATACACCTGCCAGGTGGTTGATGAGAGGAATAATGTCCAGATAGAGGTTGACTACACACCTGTCTTCACATGTGGGATAAATGATGATCAGACAGACAAGTCCAATACAGGTAAGATAATGTTCAGCCTACCAGATACACTGCTGGGTTTGTTCTGCAAGGAATTCAATATTAGTTCAATGattaactga